In one Vibrio sp. VB16 genomic region, the following are encoded:
- a CDS encoding glycosyltransferase, producing MSSISIVVITLNEEKRIGHLLEDLGKQCHQDFEVILVDSNSDDTTREIASSYEETLPDLTIHKMETRGVSLGRNTGASIAKHNRLLFLDADVRLPPDFLSRTLYQLETKKLEVAGFYMGAKDLPMIYKLGYYCFNFGLFITQFFFPTAVGACLFATKRVHQEIGGFDEQITLCEDCEYVKKASKTWRYRLLPLTFHFDPRRLDQDGAFKTGLTYLKANLRRFFFGEMRNNEMEYKFGHYKESV from the coding sequence ATGAGCTCAATCAGCATCGTCGTCATTACACTTAATGAAGAAAAACGAATTGGTCATTTATTAGAAGACCTTGGCAAACAATGTCATCAAGATTTCGAAGTCATTCTAGTCGACTCAAACAGTGATGATACAACCAGAGAAATCGCAAGTTCATACGAAGAAACCCTACCCGACCTTACCATCCACAAGATGGAAACCAGAGGCGTGAGCCTCGGTAGGAATACTGGTGCATCAATAGCGAAGCACAATCGGTTGCTTTTTTTGGATGCAGACGTAAGGCTACCACCCGATTTTTTAAGTCGCACATTGTATCAGCTAGAGACAAAAAAACTGGAGGTAGCAGGATTCTATATGGGAGCCAAGGACCTACCGATGATATATAAACTAGGCTACTACTGCTTTAATTTTGGTTTATTCATCACACAGTTTTTTTTCCCGACAGCGGTAGGGGCATGCCTTTTCGCGACAAAACGCGTACATCAAGAGATCGGAGGGTTTGATGAGCAAATTACACTCTGTGAAGATTGTGAATACGTAAAAAAAGCTAGCAAAACATGGCGTTACCGCCTTCTGCCTTTAACATTTCATTTTGACCCCCGTCGACTAGATCAAGATGGTGCTTTCAAAACGGGCTTAACCTATTTGAAAGCCAACCTACGTCGTTTTTTCTTTGGCGAAATGCGTAATAATGAAATGGAATACAAATTCGGCCATTACAAAGAAAGTGTATAA